From Acropora muricata isolate sample 2 chromosome 14, ASM3666990v1, whole genome shotgun sequence, one genomic window encodes:
- the LOC136899585 gene encoding uncharacterized protein — protein MRMNEIGLSAKTPRELLMKAGELLGEHKKMKDKVKRLEREVKHLEKHKGQQAKENKPSSGNVDVSPKTAADSQAKVQENLINHLYEELAKRKALVEKVNKLESEVDRLDSVKAGSTEKSVLSSSPSPSGNSSVNVKPCVPNIKAVLAPYPAGSSPLVSNALVNRLSPGTPGASSASVLLSGVPGSQHGSLQPQIVTTHPSLLRPVVGVPVQMVSCVDKDGNLVSPSHKTKPTKQIGNVKKKPRANKHSPKPLSSQASSTAASPSTPAVPMLQSPSVSRPHQPLLTSPLARSGGEPSSVTVVTSPVTPTPVRRVTSDFSSVVPLPGASSASQRPTGDVPPMVSFVQNGLSYISPLSPLSSVSVTARPPTSCSTPLSSLSASTEKYLNTFTTQSTATPKAAFSNNTSHSPTVSNSSSHTSYSNRSPYLNTDLSTDHSAGIKLLCDLLNDTLPEQPPPLIAASLAVRSLGTPSSVQASTLIPDSSKGEEKKQADSPLLPASKSGSNSPRTPLLRNTATSPSPEKVSSPLQQTPLVEKSPSSSETPVTKKKRTSPFSIENLVSSSPESQIGKRNLDETQSARRNQSPADISNGSSPKGKNKSPSTNFSIAHITRDIKTANNKCVSPSVTGPLASSAPVPEEVSKRYRRRSPPEPRISNPESNGTGIGAADADNIATDSVGSTRVDNRQRVLAPLARVCGPSTEKLSQSGLEELSSVEKMTNLTHQLGSPKIPSASTSCTSATSTPKDQIVSNDMSSTSSSSNKISPSGVSDHERNSSAIVELSASVIPDIPLDLIPLPRGKRPSPEKGTNQTGPSRKKRRSPVPAVPKSKSPDSEVSSLMTNESLPPSSSIASSVSKSEAAVLEGQAPVLVDSNPCSARSPIPVAPSTVLQPHAGVSLPSFGSVFSLPKEGAAAPDDSTQLDSGVQHSEKHTQSKKEVSELSGKRRKRKEKKKVPGKAKGALSLLMQYDSDSQSSGGTHTESDDSGSGHSTSPVNLSLSPVVVETTDPSRNLSSGASPVGNETSGSGVHMNGAGAALKSSEPVTHKKRPSDGKSPLEKKKGKTVAGSERTVGNRPSPFVNLHDTVVSMQQLQAVAPVMSMPANYQPFPSGYANYPPPGQHGCVMPRFSLQPSSLSLTSGARTHVQYTANRPRGYPAESNTGPPRYHASPRGYFPQWRTSFAPMPCQGPPFKFSNNGNNGNNVFR, from the exons ATGCGCATGAACGAG ATTGGTTTGTCTGCCAAGACACCACGTGAGTTGCTCATGAAAGCCGGGGAGCTGTTGGGAGAacacaagaaaatgaaagacaaagtGAAACGGCTTGAAAGGGAGGTCAAACACCTGGAAAAGCACAAAGGCCAACAA GCGAAAGAGAACAAACCTTCAAGCGGAAATGTTGATGTTTCTCCGAAAACG GCAGCTGACTCACAAGCTAAGGTCCAGGAGAATCTCATAAATCATCTCTATGAAGAGCTAGCAAAGAGAAAGGCTTTGGTGGAGAAAGTGAACAAGTTGGAGAGTGAGGTAGATAGACTGGATTCTGTGAAAGCAGGCAGCACTGAAAAATCTGTGTTATCTTCTTCCCCTTCACCTAGTGGGAATTCTTCAGTTAACGTTAAACCTTGTGTACCAAACATCAAAGCAGTCCTGGCTCCATATCCCGCCGGCTCGTCTCCTTTGGTATCGAATGCGCTAGTCAATCGTTTGTCCCCAGGGACACCAGGAGCCAGTTCAGCGTCTGTGCTCTTGTCGGGTGTGCCTGGGAGCCAACATGGATCCCTTCAACCCCAGATCGTAACAACACACCCGTCTCTTTTGAGGCCTGTCGTGGGTGTCCCTGTTCAGATGGTCTCTTGTGTTGACAAAGATGGAAATTTGGTCTCGCCCAGTcataaaacaaaaccaactaAACAAATAGGAAATGTGAAGAAAAAGCCGAGAGCCAATAAACATTCCCCTAAACCACTATCCTCTCAGGCATCAAGTACAGCGGCGTCTCCAAGCACACCAGCAGTTCCAATGTTGCAGTCACCAAGCGTCTCTCGTCCTCACCAACCACTGCTGACGTCTCCACTTGCTCGGTCCGGAGGTGAACCAAGCTCGGTGACTGTAGTGACGTCACCTGTCACGCCAACTCCTGTCAGGCGCGTGACAAGTGATTTTTCCTCAGTGGTTCCTTTACCTGGGGCATCGAGTGCGTCACAGAGGCCTACTGGTGATGTACCTCCAATGGTGTCGTTTGTCCAGAATGGTCTCTCGTATATCTCACCACTGAGTCCCTTGTCAAGTGTGTCTGTCACTGCTCGTCCACCCACCTCTTGTTCCACACCGCTGAGTTCTCTTTCTGCGTCCACGGAGAAGTACTTAAACACGTTTACAACACAGAGCACTGCGACTCCTAAAGCTGCTTTTTCTAATAACACATCACACAGTCCAACCGTCTCTAACAGTAGTAGTCATACTTCGTATTCTAATCGGTCTCCATATCTTAATACAGACTTGTCTACAGATCACAGCGCAGGCATCAAGTTACTGTGTGATCTACTCAACGACACGTTACCCGAACAACCTCCACCGCTTATAGCTGCATCTCTTGCTGTGCGTTCCCTGGGGACACCTTCCTCGGTCCAAGCATCTACTTTAATCCCAGACTCTTCCAAAGGCGAGGAGAAGAAACAGGCAGATTCTCCCCTACTACCCGCGAGTAAGAGCGGATCAAATTCCCCAAGGACCCCTCTCTTGAGAAACACCGCAACTAGTCCGTCGCCTGAAAAAGTTTCATCCCCTTTACAACAAACGCCTTTAGTTGAAAAGAGCCCTTCAAGTAGCGAAACACCTGTGACAAAGAAGAAGAGGACTTCGCCATTTTCGATTGAAAACCTCGTTAGTTCAAGCCCGGAGTCTCAAATTGGTAAGAGAAATCTCGATGAAACTCAAAGTGCGAGAAGAAACCAAAGCCCCGCCGACATCTCCAACGGAAGCAGTCCCaaaggtaaaaacaaatcaccTTCGACAAATTTTAGCATTGCGCACATTACTCGGGACATAAAGACCGCCAACAATAAATGCGTAAGTCCATCTGTGACGGGACCTCTTGCGAGTTCAGCTCCTGTGCCCGAAGAAGTGAGCAAACGATATCGAAGAAGGTCGCCTCCAGAACCTAGAATATCGAATCCGGAATCTAATGGAACAGGCATCGGAGCTGCTGATGCCGATAACATCGCTACAGATTCTGTAGGAAGCACGAGAGTGGATAACCGACAAAGAGTTTTGGCCCCTCTTGCTAGGGTCTGTGGCCCATCCACCGAAAAGCTGAGTCAATCGGGATTGGAGGAACTTTCTTCTGTGGAGAAAATGACCAATTTAACTCACCAATTAGGAAGCCCCAAAATCCCCTCTGCATCCACAAGTTGTACCTCGGCGACATCAACGCCCAAAGATCAGATTGTTTCTAACGACATGAGCTCTACCTCGTCATCTTCGAACAAGATATCACCGAGTGGGGTCTCAGATCACGAGAGAAATTCTTCAGCGATTGTTGAACTCTCCGCTTCTGTTATCCCTGATATTCCACTTGATCTGATTCCTCTTCCAAGAGGAAAAAGGCCCAGTCCCGAAAAAGGGACAAACCAAACCGGTCCTTCTAGGAAAAAGCGTCGGTCGCCTGTACCAGCAGTACCCAAGTCCAAGAGTCCAGACTCCGAAGTCAGCAGTCTCATGACTAACGAGTCTCTCCCCCCGTCTTCTTCAATCGCGTCATCTGTTTCCAAGTCAGAAGCAGCTGTGTTGGAAGGCCAGGCTCCAGTGCTAGTTGACAGCAACCCTTGCTCCGCTCGCAGCCCTATTCCAGTTGCCCCTTCGACAGTGCTACAACCCCACGCTGGTGTTTCACTGCCCTCGTTCGGGAGTGTTTTCTCGCTTCCGAAAGAAGGTGCTGCGGCTCCAGACGactccactcagcttgacag TGGAGTTCAACATTCAGAGAAGCATACCCAATCAAAGAAAGAAGTATCTGAACTTAGTGGAAAGAGGCGAAAACGTAAAGAGAAGAAGAAGGTTCCTGGGAAAGCTAAAGGTGCTCTTAGCTTGCTGATGCAGTATGATAGCGATAGTCAAAGCTCCGGTGGGACACACACAGAGAGTGATGACAGTGGCTCGGGCCATAGCACCAGTCCTGTCAATCTCTCGCTAAGTCCCGTCGTTGTGGAAACCACCGACCCTTCCCGGAACCTTTCTTCTGGTGCGTCGCCGGTGGGGAACGAGACCTCGGGCAGCGGAGTTCACATGAATGGCGCAGGCGCTGCTCTGAAAAGCAGCGAACCAGTCACTCACAAGAAACGACCCAGTGATGGTAAAAGCCcgctggaaaagaaaaaaggcaaaacTGTAGCCGGGTCTGAACGAACAGTTGGAAATCGACCCTCGCCTTTTGTGAACCTCCACGACACTGTAGTGTCCATGCAGCAATTGCAGGCTGTAGCACCGGTCATGTCTATGCCCGCAAATTATCAGCCTTTTCCTTCCGGATACGCGAATTATCCACCTCCAGGACAACATGGATGTGTAATGCCACGATTTTCTCTCCAGCCCAGCTCGTTGAGCCTTACCTCAGGCGCTCGCACGCATGTGCAGTATACCGCTAACCGCCCTCGGGGTTACCCAGCTGAGTCTAACACAGGTCCCCCAAGATATCACGCATCGCCTCGTGGATACTTCCCACAATGGAGGACAAGTTTTGCTCCAATGCCTTGTCAGGGCCCACCCTTCAAATTTTCGAACAATggaaataatggtaataacgTATTTAGATAG